Proteins from one Gaiella occulta genomic window:
- a CDS encoding DUF2304 domain-containing protein, with amino-acid sequence MTPIRVSIAASIASLLLLLVVLELIRGRRLKEKYALLWLVTGIVLLVLSAWRDGLNTIAGWLGVATYPPAILFAVATLFVIVVLLYYSTVLSRLADQNTILAQRVALLEQRLSARSGGGPGEVDGGPPPAVSETR; translated from the coding sequence ATGACTCCGATCAGGGTCTCGATCGCGGCGTCGATCGCGTCGCTGCTGCTGCTCCTCGTCGTCCTGGAGCTCATCCGCGGCCGCAGGCTCAAGGAGAAGTACGCACTCCTGTGGCTCGTGACCGGGATCGTGTTGCTCGTGCTGTCGGCGTGGCGCGACGGCCTCAACACCATCGCCGGATGGCTCGGAGTGGCCACGTACCCGCCCGCGATCCTGTTCGCGGTGGCGACGCTGTTCGTGATCGTCGTGCTCCTGTACTACTCCACGGTGCTCTCGCGGCTGGCGGACCAGAACACGATCCTCGCCCAGCGCGTCGCCCTGCTCGAGCAGCGGCTGTCTGCCCGCTCCGGCGGCGGGCCCGGCGAGGTTGACGGCGGGCCGCCGCCGGCGGTCTCCGAGACGAGGTAG
- a CDS encoding glycosyltransferase family 2 protein, with translation MRAARVIAVVPAHNEAGAIGGVVDGIRSLHPHFDVVVIDDGSTDDTAAVAAARGAAVVSLPFNLGIGGAVQTGFKYALEQDYELAVRLDGDGQHDPAELPRLLAPIERGEADIVTGSRFASGDGDYRPPLARRIGISWFAGLVSLLTRRRVTDTTSGFQAMNRKGIALFADDYPNDYPEVEATVLVFKHRLRLTEVPVQMREREHGQSSITVVRSIYYMVKVTLALLMAMMRKVAAPAEESRR, from the coding sequence GTGAGAGCCGCGCGCGTCATCGCGGTCGTGCCGGCCCACAACGAGGCCGGGGCGATCGGCGGCGTCGTCGACGGGATCCGCTCGCTCCACCCGCACTTCGACGTCGTCGTGATCGACGACGGCTCGACCGACGACACGGCTGCGGTCGCCGCGGCGCGGGGTGCCGCCGTCGTCTCGCTGCCGTTCAACCTCGGGATCGGCGGGGCCGTCCAGACCGGCTTCAAGTACGCGCTCGAGCAGGATTACGAGCTTGCCGTGCGTCTCGACGGCGACGGTCAGCACGATCCGGCCGAGCTGCCGAGACTGCTCGCTCCGATCGAGCGCGGCGAGGCCGACATCGTCACGGGCTCGCGCTTCGCGAGCGGCGACGGCGACTACCGGCCGCCGCTCGCGCGCCGCATCGGCATCAGCTGGTTCGCCGGTCTCGTGTCGTTGCTGACGCGCCGGCGCGTCACCGATACGACGTCCGGCTTCCAGGCGATGAACCGCAAGGGCATCGCCCTGTTCGCAGACGACTATCCGAACGACTACCCGGAGGTCGAGGCGACGGTGCTCGTGTTCAAGCACCGGCTCCGGCTCACCGAGGTGCCCGTACAGATGCGGGAGCGCGAGCACGGGCAATCCTCGATCACGGTCGTCCGCTCGATCTACTACATGGTCAAGGTGACGCTGGCGCTGTTGATGGCGATGATGCGCAAGGTCGCGGCTCCGGCGGAGGAATCGCGCCGATGA
- a CDS encoding CgeB family protein: MKAPKILAVASAVDLDFRYGCTPAWWQLWKGMYETGVDLVVTPYRGRPVESPWWRTAPNPTFREGEAYAALRDGLARLKGDRYLRRGEDSPDESALDRLTRETIWRVVTPRWRRHLERLVARERPDAVVVFTVPMAHLRGIPTALRERFGIPVVFYDGDVPMSLPEFGGMDTGFNYYHGADPSEYDLVLSNSEGGIPRLLELGARRAEAVFWGADPELFAPQPVEKEMDVFFYGYGDKFRREWTQALVGEPSRAAPEIDFALGGRDFRGDSGNAREIGDVPFNVFARAISAARINLNVTRRSHATVPLSSTCRPFELASAGAAIVSNPHAGIERWFEPGSEILVVEDAAQALDAYRLLLGDPAQAQAMGARARERVLDEHSYAHRARLVLDLVGLDAPVAA, from the coding sequence GTGAAGGCCCCGAAGATCCTCGCCGTCGCCTCCGCCGTCGACCTCGACTTCCGCTACGGCTGCACGCCCGCGTGGTGGCAGCTGTGGAAGGGCATGTACGAGACGGGCGTCGATCTCGTCGTCACGCCCTACAGGGGGCGCCCGGTCGAGAGCCCGTGGTGGCGCACGGCGCCGAACCCGACCTTCCGCGAGGGCGAGGCCTATGCGGCCCTGCGCGACGGGCTCGCACGCCTGAAGGGCGACCGCTACCTGCGCCGCGGCGAGGACTCCCCCGACGAGTCCGCGCTCGACCGGCTCACACGCGAGACGATCTGGCGCGTCGTCACGCCCCGCTGGCGCCGCCACCTGGAGCGGCTCGTCGCGCGGGAGCGGCCCGACGCGGTCGTCGTCTTCACCGTCCCGATGGCGCACTTGCGCGGCATCCCGACGGCGCTGCGCGAGCGCTTCGGCATCCCCGTCGTCTTCTACGACGGCGACGTGCCGATGAGCCTGCCGGAGTTCGGCGGCATGGACACCGGCTTCAACTACTACCACGGCGCCGACCCGTCGGAGTACGACCTCGTGCTCTCGAACTCCGAGGGCGGCATCCCGCGCCTGCTCGAGCTCGGGGCGCGCCGCGCGGAAGCGGTGTTCTGGGGCGCCGACCCGGAGCTCTTCGCGCCGCAGCCGGTGGAGAAGGAGATGGACGTCTTCTTCTACGGCTACGGCGACAAGTTCCGGCGCGAGTGGACACAGGCGCTGGTCGGCGAGCCGAGCCGGGCGGCGCCGGAGATCGACTTCGCGCTCGGCGGCCGCGACTTCCGGGGCGACAGCGGGAACGCGCGCGAGATCGGCGACGTCCCGTTCAACGTGTTCGCCCGGGCCATCTCCGCTGCGCGCATCAACCTCAACGTGACCCGGCGCTCGCACGCGACCGTGCCGCTCTCCTCCACCTGCCGCCCGTTCGAGCTCGCCTCGGCCGGCGCGGCGATCGTGTCCAACCCGCATGCGGGCATCGAGCGGTGGTTCGAGCCGGGCAGCGAGATCCTCGTCGTCGAGGACGCCGCCCAGGCGCTTGACGCCTACCGGCTGCTGCTCGGCGACCCCGCCCAGGCTCAGGCGATGGGAGCCAGGGCGCGGGAGCGCGTCCTGGACGAGCACAGCTACGCGCACCGCGCGCGCCTGGTGCTCGACCTCGTCGGGCTCGATGCGCCGGTGGCCGCGTGA
- a CDS encoding sugar transferase, which yields MPTKAAPPAPTERPEPAPESPAAADARSSRIYILSRGPLLTLVRRLFSVVSLAALDVVGLALGIYIALVLRSFLYGKPVFWALLWREGPAQWLKFLAPVCLLVFFQAGLYASRERRPGSGRVVSSLVLVALIVLAFGLGTSYDFTTTGLIPTAVVTCAIMIGLLRAAYESLSLELMKLSGIRRRVVLAGAGESLRRLQRELGASRGGIAYDLVGAVSAAAETGLPQLGTSLDDIPAVLERERPDELILTESDFDERTVLDVVERAHRAGVRVRLAPNTTELLVQKGEYVPGTGVPLFELRPPILTGWDWALKRAFDLIAGATVAVVGLPLWLLIAAAIKLDSHGPVLYVDRRVGVGEREFGMLKFRTMVEDAAARQSELEQLNEASGALFKIRDDPRVTRVGRVLRRLSLDELPQLVNVLRGQMSLVGPRPLPLRDYERLQDWHRARYRVLPGMTGLWQISGRSGLSFDDLVRLDFTYLENWSVWLDISIIVKTIPAVLSRRGAY from the coding sequence GTGCCGACCAAGGCCGCGCCGCCGGCGCCGACAGAGCGCCCGGAGCCCGCCCCGGAGTCCCCCGCCGCGGCGGACGCCCGCTCGTCCCGCATCTACATCCTCTCCCGCGGACCTCTCCTGACGCTCGTGCGCCGGCTCTTCAGCGTCGTGTCGCTCGCGGCGCTGGACGTCGTCGGGCTCGCGCTCGGGATCTACATCGCTCTCGTGCTGCGCTCGTTCCTCTACGGCAAGCCCGTGTTCTGGGCGCTGCTGTGGCGGGAGGGGCCGGCGCAGTGGCTCAAGTTCCTCGCCCCCGTGTGCCTGCTCGTGTTCTTCCAGGCCGGCCTGTACGCGTCGCGGGAGCGCCGGCCGGGGAGCGGGCGCGTCGTCTCGTCGCTCGTGCTGGTGGCGTTGATCGTGCTCGCCTTCGGCCTCGGCACGAGCTACGACTTCACGACGACGGGTCTGATCCCGACCGCGGTCGTCACGTGCGCGATCATGATCGGGCTTCTGCGGGCGGCGTACGAATCCCTCTCGCTCGAGCTGATGAAGCTGTCCGGGATCCGCCGGCGGGTCGTGCTCGCCGGGGCGGGTGAGAGCCTGCGCCGGCTGCAGCGTGAGCTCGGCGCGTCGCGTGGCGGCATCGCCTACGACCTCGTCGGCGCCGTCTCGGCCGCCGCTGAGACCGGCCTCCCGCAGCTCGGGACGTCGCTCGACGACATCCCCGCCGTCCTGGAGCGCGAGCGTCCCGACGAGCTCATCTTGACGGAGTCCGACTTCGACGAGCGCACCGTCCTCGACGTGGTCGAGCGCGCGCACCGTGCAGGAGTTCGGGTGAGGCTGGCGCCGAACACGACGGAGCTCCTGGTGCAGAAGGGCGAGTACGTGCCCGGCACCGGGGTGCCGCTGTTCGAGCTGCGCCCGCCGATCCTGACCGGCTGGGACTGGGCGCTGAAGCGGGCGTTCGACCTGATCGCCGGTGCGACCGTCGCCGTCGTCGGGCTTCCGCTGTGGCTGCTGATCGCGGCGGCGATCAAGCTCGACTCGCATGGCCCCGTGCTCTACGTCGACCGGCGGGTCGGTGTCGGGGAGCGCGAGTTCGGCATGCTCAAGTTCCGGACGATGGTCGAGGACGCGGCGGCACGGCAGAGCGAGCTGGAGCAGCTCAACGAGGCCTCGGGTGCGCTGTTCAAGATCCGCGACGACCCGCGCGTCACCCGCGTCGGCCGCGTCCTGCGCCGCCTCTCCCTCGACGAGCTGCCGCAGCTCGTCAACGTCCTGCGCGGACAGATGAGCCTCGTCGGCCCGCGGCCGCTCCCGTTGCGGGACTACGAGCGGCTGCAGGACTGGCACCGTGCCCGCTACCGGGTGCTGCCCGGCATGACCGGACTGTGGCAGATCTCCGGCCGCTCGGGCCTGTCCTTCGACGATCTCGTGCGGCTCGACTTCACGTACCTCGAGAACTGGTCCGTCTGGCTCGACATCTCCATCATCGTGAAGACGATCCCCGCAGTGCTCTCGCGGCGCGGCGCGTACTGA